DNA sequence from the Strigops habroptila isolate Jane chromosome 4, bStrHab1.2.pri, whole genome shotgun sequence genome:
AGCTCTTTTGTATGGATTAAGCATGTATTCAAGTGATTGCTGGACTCAGACTAAAGCatctcataaaatatttttttaatcttaaagtAGACCAAAGAGTTTCTTCATTAAAGAGTACAGATCCAGTATTCTTGATGACATAGAAATAGAACTCCTACATGTAAGATTTGTGTAAATCTGTTACCTGTACAGAACAGTTAAATTTGTATTGCCTGAAGGTATGCTTTGGTTAACGGGCTGGTGTACTACAGGTGAAcaatatgaaatttaaaatgaacaagAGTTATTTCATGTCTATGAAAACATGAACAGGAAATAAGGCTTCCATAAAGTGTACAAGTGCAGACAGATCTGTGACTTAGAAAGACTCAGTTCGAAGTCACTGTTCTTCTCAGTTAGCTGAAGTTTaaaattttactgtaattttgcAGAGTATAGATGCAATGTAATCTTAAAATTTAACCCGAGCTTTGTATATCATATGTTGGGTGCTGgtatgtatttaaattaaaaataaaacaatgtagttgctctttatttttattttatcatttacGTACAGAAAAAACATACCAAGAAAAAATTTCACACTATACCATTACAGGGGGTAGAGGCGAGGGTGAGGGGGGAGCTGAGAGACAAACAAAGagacacaaacaaacaaacaaacaaaacagagggCAGAATGCTGTTTACTATTGATCAGATTAATGCAAACAATACTTCTCATCTTTCACTCCTTTGGATCTTTTGCTTAAAATTCAACCTAAATCTACactacaacaaaataaaaatgcattcttcaAGACTGGTTTGTTTCCTCTGGTGAAGGTAGCTTATCAAGTGCTCCCACctctgtaaaaaggaaaaaacagaagtagtAACACATATGTAAGTATGCATATTAATCTTAGCAATCAAATAATACAGTACAGTTTCAGTAGTATACAcgttcatatttttcttctcaactATAAGAGTCAAATCCTTGaacttttcatattttaatgtataaacttttttcttttgaatgttaatattttataatcTGATAAGAATTATATCCTGATGTAATTTCACCTTTTTAGAAACAGCAGTGACAGAATGACAGCATTTCAAAAGTTTTAATGTTATCCAGTTATGCCTGCTATCCTACAGCCTGATCTACATGGCAAACCTTTAAAGCTTGAGGGAATGATTTTCAAGAGCAAAACCTGAAGGCCACTTTTAGTTATCACCAAAGCACTTAGCAGTTAAAACGTTCACTTCATCTTGCAGATCAAAATGCATGTTTAACCTGAGAAACCACTCCTGAATCTGAATGCCATGAGTGGGAGTTGGTCTCCTCCCCTCAAAGGAACATATCTTAACTAATATATCTAATGTAGTAAAGTTTCATTTGagcaaaaatattaaagcatCTCTACCATAATAAAGCTTGTTTTTCACGTCCTGAATCTACAGTTCTGATTTTGTGTAAGAGTTTGTACTGGGTCTTGCTAATAAATATTGTTAAGGGATAATATGATTACATTCTGTGTCTTTTGAAACCTGGGAATACAAGAAGGTATACAAGGTCagggaaaagacattttatataATCCTGAGAGTCCATTATTTTTTAAGCCAGATAATAATACCATCTTTTCTGAATAAAGACAGCTGTTTGTCATCACTACCCTAAACAACAAATTGTTGCAATACAACCTTTTTTACTCATTTGTCCCAGGGAATAAGTGAtttgtctttcttcctttctgggtttttctttgcaagtctgtattatatttttaaatatcttgtAGATGGTTTCAGAAGggctgaaaagatttttaaaagctcagaaTTGTGtttgggtttcattttgtttgttttaaataaaaactaatgaaaacGCAGAAACTGCCAGATTTCTTCTTCACATAATGCTATTATAAAGTTACCATTCTTATAGAATCAGCTGTAAACTCAGTTTTACAATTCTTGTCACAATTTTGAGACTCCAGAGAGTTTTTACTAGCAGCATTTTGAGCTTTTTGCCAACATTGAGCTTACCATTGTTGCAATTTTATAATGTGATTTTATTGTAGAGCACATACAAAAGGgaactgtatttcttttgtcacCAAGTGTTTCAGAATTTCAACCACTGCTCTTGGCATTAAACTGAAGTCCTATTGAAAGTTTCATTGAATTGCTTTATACTAACTCCCATGTAATCAGTCTGTATTTAGTTTGTTTTCAACTCTTCTAAAAGCTGAGTCCACACGATTTTAGTGGCAGCTGTTATTATTTTCACAGTGCCTAGAGTAAATCAAGTGATATTAGAACCCTGCTCTATTGGATATTCATTGACCTACAGATTGGCAGGACCACCTGCACTCTCTAAATCAGGCCTATTCCCAAGTGCACTAAACTGGAATTGACAGTTCCTCACTGCCTCCAGAGATGCTGTTCAAAGTCTTGCACACTCAAATCTGTAGCAGATATATACATTCAAGGATAAGCCCATCTTTCCAGTAAATCTCACACCAGAAAGtgagaaagattaaaaaggTATTCACTAACCTTTAAGATGCAAATAAGTCAAAAATTCAATTATTGTGCGCACAATGTTTTCATCAGCCAGTGGTCTTCCAAGATTCCCTATAAAACAAGTTGGTTGTTACTTAGGTTGTTACAAAAGAGTTATCCTCTGCTCTCCACTCCCTCCTTTATGTCCACTAGCCTCAGATTGAAGGGAAATGTAAATTTAGCAAGCAAATTCATCAGCTCTGCGAAACAGAAGTTCTTTGTGTAGTCTGACTTTGTTCCAAATAATCCACTCATGATAAAGTAGTGAATTGTAGCCCAAAAGCTCagaaaagtatgtttttataTCTAATACAACATGCTTCTCTGATCTTGTGAAAGTAGACcttttgatgctttttaaaTGGCCCAGTTTATCAAGCTCCCAGGGAGCTTGTTATTGCACTTTGGGAGGTGGAGAAGTATGCTTTCTATGTCTACTAGAAAAAAAAGGGCAGGTGGGAGGGGAGATATCTTCTTTTTAGCAGCAGGATGGATAATTGTTCTGTATTGGAGAACAAATGATAGGCAATTTCCATGAGATTTCTAGTTCTCTGCATACAGATCAGATGGGTACAAGTATCTGGCTGACACTCCATTATTacatcactgaaaatactgtcCCTTGATGTTACCCCTAGGGAATGTGTTTAATCTCAGAACACAGTCTGAAAGACTGACTTTGCAGCAGGGAGAGTGCTTCCATAATGGAAGAGAAGATATTAGGACTCTAGTGACATACACGTCAAACGACAGACTAGCACAAATAAACAATATTGATGGGGAGCTGTGAGGGACACAGAGGTATGCAGAGTGTCAGCATTTAAGAATGCATTTAAGGAATTTGCATCTAAAAGTCTTGAATTCCAGTCTTTGTACTGGCACAAAGATGCTCTTATTACTTACATTAATAATACTTCTGTTATTTGAATCTTTCCTTGATTTTTATTCCCACCTAACCTGTTATGGATCTTTGTTATGATTAATCATCATATTAGTAGTTAATTGACCCAGATTTTTTTACCGATGTTATATCTGttggataaatatttttcttcagtgtcgCAGGCATATTGTACATGAATATTTCTATATACTCTGCTGTTGACCTTAATTCTGTATAGAAGAATAGATACTTACAGACTCTAGTAAAGAAACAGCTATGCAATTCTTTGCATGAGTTTTTACAGTAATAACATGTTAAGATACTTCTGTAAGCAATCAGcaaaatttaataaatttaataaaattccttctttttcaatTAAAGTAAGAATCCCGAATTCCTTACCCATTTTTTATATTCAAATATCCTTTGGATAGGAACTCTATAATAAACTTCAGcttcaaagaaaacttttgATGAGAGAAGAGCATCTAAAATTATGTTCATAACAGAGGCAGTTATATAAATTTTCAGGTCACACCCAGACAAGTTTGGTTGGGTTTACTTGTAATTTTGGAGGTGCAGCAGTACCTGGTAAAAGAGTTGCATAACTCCTAAAAATCATATTCATGTAAAGGAGTTGGTAGTATACCCATAAATGGCAATATGCTGCTACATGAACTGCTCTGTTAGATTACGAATGCCTTCCTTTCACATTGTTTCTGACTGCCAAAGTATATTTATCACACCAGTGTTTGAGGAAGtaggttctttttttcctttccttttatcttaaaaacaaagagaacaccaaaccaccaccaccaaaacaccacacacacaacCCCACTATGCAGCTATGTACCAGAACTGACAGTCATTCAGAGAATGTAACAATTAGGAACTAAACTGACAGTCATTATTCTGAGAATATAACAACTAGGAAATATATTAATGTTACTCTTCTACTTACAAAGTAATTATGTCCATGAAGTTATAATTAAGcacatttcctttatttatgAACTTATTTAGCATTAGATACATTTGCTGGGTGGATTTAAAATAGCCTGCAAGAGCTCAGGGCCTGGGACTTTGTCTTCCCCCATTAGTGCAGTGATGAATGCAATAGTACTGAAGTAAGCAttgctttcttcagctgaatAAGGAACAGATCACTCTAACAGCCTAAAGATGAGATTCATCCCAGTTCACTTTACAGGTCTACAGCAGATTTAGTTTCTCCTCAGGAGAAACAAACACAGGTGTTTTTTCCAAAAGTGTCTAGATCTTATTCTGGATCAGGAATTCAAAGTAGAGTGCCAGCTTCTCTTCATGAGGGAATCTAGACATATGTTGTAGAGGCCCAGCTTGGGATGATGAATCCAGAACCAGGTTGCATCCTTTTCATTGGCATTTGCTACATTCAGCTACATACAACCTCAAAACAATATGTTGACTTGACTTTGATTTTGACCAGGTTCTCAATCTTTTAATGAAGGCAATTCATCTTACTTCAGTACAGGAAATATCGCGAGACTTAACATGGacttttttaaatactgaaatctcTTACAACATGTGCCATACAGCTCTGAAGTCTGGTTTCAGCTCTCAAGTGCTGGGgggcaaaataaaaaacaaaaccaaaaaaaccaaaaaaaaaccccaaaaaacccccaacacaCAGCTTTCCAGTTTCTATAGCTTTTCCTAATGAAAGATTCCTTTATAACTCACTtctttgctgggaaaaaaaaataaaatgtctagGGTGACATTTGAAATACTTATTTGaagatatgaaaagaaaaaactagtTTATTCAAAGTAATATGATTTGTTATACTTTAAAAGCAACATACTTGTACTTTTCCCTAGGGACCAAGATGTCTTAAACAATGACCATGTACAGAGCGCACACTGAATGgccaaatttcatttttctcctttcacatGTTTATTAGGATTTCTGTTAAAGCCTTGTACCGAGGTAGTCAGTTAGCTCAATAACAGTAAATAAATTactaaacataaaaaaaaaaaaaaaaaaaagaaaaataccagctttCAGAATTTCATTACCTGCTTTAATGTCCTCCTCAGGGTGTATTTCACGTTTGCCAGTGAAACCATGTTTGTCATTAAAAGATCTGTGGTTATCTACTGCATCTGgtaaatgaaaaatcagagaagTTACTTGACTTGACTTACAAACTTTGCTATATTGCTTGCTTTTCAtggatttcaaagaaaagatcGCAATAGGGACTTTTGATGTACAGAATTATGAAGCAGCAATTAATGTGTCAATAAAGCACAAATTCAgaagaaaggttattttttttttgattcaTATAATTTGCAGACCCTGTCCTGTACTATGCACTTGCTGAAGCCATTACTGAATTTAGAGGAActtgtaaagaaaatgtaagtttGTGCATTCATGTGTAATTTGGGAAGTTGTTTTCGCTACTCTTTCccctgttttcagaaaatgttcaCAGTAAACCTGCTTAATAGAAAAAACTGCAGATAGTTTTTGAAGGTTATTCACATAAACTATCTTACATGCCCCTGGtgcctcttctctcccctttgCAGTGGGCATTTCGTTTATCAGTAAAAGCTGATCAATACGACCTGCAACAAAGGATGATTCCTATTATCCAGTCTTAGATAAATGGCATTTTGACAAGTACGTTTCCCCACAGTGTCTTTGCCAATTTGGTTAGATCTGCTTCCCGGCAAATATACTTTCAGACATTTACGGACACAGTTAATATGTTTAAGATGCATTAATCTTTATTTAGCTAACCTTAAGGATACTTACTACAactttgcattctttttttaaggtatCATCTGTAGTATTTGTTATATATAACTGAGAGTGAAAAATATAGAAGCATTGCTAATGAATGTTATTACATTAACAGGAATTAATGGTAAAAGACAGATATTTGAGACAGCTTAGCACTACGTGTCACTTTTCTTATAACCTACATTTGATTCTCCATCTTTGTAAATCGATGtgttcctgtattttaaaaaccttgTACATCAACTGTTTTTCACATAATGAACTGTTAATATTTAGTTGCGAATTTGtatgtaattgttttaatttggtttgctttaacTGGGGGGGCGAGAGGAGGAGTATAGAAAAGCCAGGCAGTGAAGCCGTTTTCAAATAGAATTAAAGgtgaaatctgaaatacattGAGAAGTGCCAAAATATCACAATTCGTCATTCTTCCCTTGACATCCAAGAtgctatataacacttcagAAGGGGGATGGTATTTGTCGtatgaaaattacatttcagaagCACAAAGAGTGACCAGATGTGCTTCTGGATGTAAAGCATCACAGCACCACtctgctttagaaaaaacaagAGTTGTCTAAGATAATTCTATGATACACGTGTAATAAACATCTAAACGAGTGTTCTCAAAAATTAGTTTCTTCAGTCTTGCAGGTTTAGACAGAATTACTGTATTCATAGAAAAGTAATTGGCGCATTACAGTAAACTGGtttacaaggaagaaaaaagctacccttctgaattttgaaatgaTGAAAAACACATAAGTGATTGACTTACGTGGCCCAAGCAGGTAACCAGCGCTATTCAAAGTCCagccccttttttcttttgccttaaagaaaaaaatgcaggtatGCCATTGCATGAACTACACagtgctttctgaaaacaaagcaaacagcaccCAAATGGACATTCTTTTAGCAGAAAATGTCCTCTGAAGGCTCCAAATCAAGAAATCCTGTAGAAAATAGAAGCCAATAATCTTGAAGAAAACTGTGAACTCTTGCCCTCTCCCCATCTAAGTCAATGATTCTGCTATTGGCACCATGTGGTGTGCAGATTTCACACCATGTAAGTGAAACTGCAAATAACACTTTGGAGGCAGAAATTTTGACTCTACACTCCAAGTTTGATTACCTGATAATCACCTTAACAAACAACGTTTTCTTTTAACCGTTTGGACTTACAT
Encoded proteins:
- the GAL gene encoding galanin peptides isoform X1 produces the protein MQRCTSFLFLSFILCATLSETVGLVFSAKEKRGWTLNSAGYLLGPRRIDQLLLINEMPTAKGREEAPGAYAVDNHRSFNDKHGFTGKREIHPEEDIKAGNLGRPLADENIVRTIIEFLTYLHLKEVGALDKLPSPEETNQS
- the GAL gene encoding galanin peptides isoform X2, which translates into the protein MQRCTSFLFLSFILCATLSETVGLVFSAKEKRGWTLNSAGYLLGPHAVDNHRSFNDKHGFTGKREIHPEEDIKAGNLGRPLADENIVRTIIEFLTYLHLKEVGALDKLPSPEETNQS